Within the Candidatus Angelobacter sp. genome, the region CATACCGGGGTTCAACTTGGGAACTTTCAGCGCAACGTCTATGGAGCCGGCTGGCCCTATGGCGACCACCCGGATGAGCCGATTCCCGGAGTCCCAAACACCACCACAAACTCTGCAAACGCCTTTACGGACGACCTTGCGGCGGAAATCTTCGCCTATTTGAACTTCCCGACTGCGGGTTATTACAGGTTCGGCGTGAATAGCGACGACGGATTCAAGTTGCAGGTCGGGACACCCGGTCAAACCAACGGCACCGTTATCTTTACCACCGACGTGGGCAAGGGCGCGTCTGACATTCCGTTCTCCTTTACCGTACCACAAGCCGGTCTGTACCCGATGCGCCTGGTGTATTACAACGGGGGCGGCGGAGCGGCCCTCGAGTTCTTCTCCTACGACGACACCGGGAACAAAATCGCCATTAACGATTCAACCAATCCGAACGCGATCAAAGCGTACTACAGCCTCACTTCCGTGGGACAACTCCAGTTCACGAGCGTGACTGCGAGCGGAGGGAACCTCACCCTGAACTGGAGCAGCACCGGCGCGGTAACGCTGCAACACGCGACGGCGCTGACCGGCAATCCGAATGATTGGTCAGACATCGTGACCAATACGTCGGTCAACACTCTTACTTTGCCGGTGGGTCCCGGTAACGAGTTCTTCCGACTCAAGCAATAGTTCAAGGCGATTCAATGAGAGACCGGATCTTATGCTCCGGTCTCTTTTCTTTTACCACGGCCTGTCCGGTTTCAAATCGCTTTGAAATCAATCGAGCGTCCCCTATCGTTGGAAAACGCCCGAATGAACGACCGTTTGACAACGTTCAAAAGTTTGATCCAGACATCGGACTTGCCCGGTCTCGGCCCGACACCGCGGACCGGACGCCTGCCCCTGTTGGAATTGAACGGGAAAATCGAACGCTTCCTCGCGGACGCGAAACTGCCCGCGGCGCTTCACGCTTCCATTCGCTCCGCGGCCCTGCTCTGGCATGATTATCTGGATGAGTCCCACGCGATTTCCCAGGACATCCACACCGCCGATGGCAGTTTTCTCCACGGCATAATGCACAGGCGCGAACCGGACTATAGCAACGCCAAATACTGGTTTCGGCGGGTCGGCGAACATGACTGTTTCGCTGATCTCGCCAGGCAGGCCACCCGCCGCCTTGAGGCGGACGGTGAAATGGAATTGGCGGCGAAGCTCGCGCCGCGGGGCGAGTGGGACCCATTTGCTTTCGTGGACGCGTGCGCGCAAGCGACAAACCTGCCTTCGCTGCGCCCAGTGATTCCAACTTTGGTGGCGGTACAGGAAATTGAGTTCGACTGCCTGATGCGGCATTTGCTGGCAACATAACACCGCGCCGACCTACTTCTGTGCGTCTTCCAGCGCGTTTACCAGACCGCCAATGGTGTGCTCTGTTGCCTCGATCGTTGGCTTGAATCCCAACGCCGCAAGCGCCTTGCTGGTTTCCGGTCCGATCGAAGCCGTCCGCGTCTCCGGAAATTTCTTCAACAGCGCGGGCAGGTTGAAACGGGCGTGAAAGTTCTCGACGGTCGAACTGCTGGTAAAAGTGATCCAGTCCGCGCCTTCCTCCAACAGACGGGCTGCCGCGCCGGTTAGATCATCAGTTTCCAGGACGGTTCGATAGCAGGCGATGTCGTCCACGATGGCGCCCCTTTCTTCGAGCAGCTCTGGCAGATCGGCGCTGGCCACTTCGGCACGGAGCAGGAGGACGCGAAGATTTTCGACACTCTCGAATTCCGCCAGCGCCCCGGCTATTTTTGCAGCGATATATTCCTCCGGCATCAGATCAACCTGAAGGTGGAATTCGCGCACTTTGGCGGCCGTGGCCGGTCCGACCGCGGCGATCCGCACACCTCCAATGTCGCGCACGTCCTGAAATCTTTTGAAAAAGAAATCGAAGAACGAAGCAACGCCGCTGGGACTGGTGAACACCAGCCAGTCATAGGCGTTCAAACCGGCGAGCGCTTCATTCAATGGCCCTCCGTCGCGCGGCGGCACAATCCTGATTGTCGGGATTTCCAGGACCTCCGCCCCGCGCTCAAGCAGCTCCCGCGAAAGCCGGCCCGCCTGCTCGCGCGTGCGGGTCACCACGACACGCTGCCCGAACAGCGGGCGATGCTCGAACCAGTTGAGTTTCGCGCGCAATTTGACCACGTCGCCAATCACCGCCACGGCCGGCGCCGATATTTTTTCACGGGCCGCCACGCCCGCGATGGTGGCAAGCGTGCCTTCGACGGACCGCTGCCGGC harbors:
- the cobA gene encoding uroporphyrinogen-III C-methyltransferase, translated to MKRAKGMVYLVGAGPGDAGLLTLRGAELLGRADVVVYDALVNPDLLRLAPRTAEIIFGGKRAKNHAIPQAELNQLLVARAKAGKTVVRLKGGDPYIFGRGGEEAEELVAARIPFEVVPGISSAVAAPNYAGVPLTHREHCSSFTVITGHEDPTKEAGAVDWERIARIPGTKVIMMGTGRIGEIAELFVAHGMSKETPVAMVRWGTTGRQRSVEGTLATIAGVAAREKISAPAVAVIGDVVKLRAKLNWFEHRPLFGQRVVVTRTREQAGRLSRELLERGAEVLEIPTIRIVPPRDGGPLNEALAGLNAYDWLVFTSPSGVASFFDFFFKRFQDVRDIGGVRIAAVGPATAAKVREFHLQVDLMPEEYIAAKIAGALAEFESVENLRVLLLRAEVASADLPELLEERGAIVDDIACYRTVLETDDLTGAAARLLEEGADWITFTSSSTVENFHARFNLPALLKKFPETRTASIGPETSKALAALGFKPTIEATEHTIGGLVNALEDAQK